One Penaeus vannamei isolate JL-2024 chromosome 27, ASM4276789v1, whole genome shotgun sequence genomic window carries:
- the inc gene encoding BTB/POZ domain-containing protein KCTD5 isoform X1 yields the protein MASSPRIDEQNVNCDGSGAPRARQWVKLNVGGTHFLTTRTTLCRDPNSFLCRLVQEDPELHTDKDETGAYLIDRDPTYFGPVLNYLRHGKLVMNKDLAEEGVLEEAEFYNITDLIRLVKEHINQRDNRPPKAGKKHMYRVLQCHENELTQLVSTMSDGWKFEQLINIGSQYSYGSEDHTEFLCVVSREYSSSPGTHTCSTDRPDHLDLHNSKDCRKLNFMYNLPGSP from the exons ATGGCGTCTTCACCTCGGATAGACGAACAGAACGTGAATTGCGACGGTTCCGGTGCCCCGAGAGCTCGCCAGTGGGTAAAACTAAATGTAGGAGGAACACATTTCCTCACCACAAGAACCACATTATGTCGGGATCCCAATTCCTTCCTCTGTCGACTCGTTCAAGAGGATCCCGAACTCCACACAGACAAG GATGAAACTGGTGCCTACTTAATAGACAGAGATCCCACGTACTTTGGGCCGGTGCTGAATTACTTACGACATGGGAAGTTAGTTATGAATAAAGATTTAGCTGAGGAAG GAGTACTTGAAGAAGCAGAATTTTACAACATCACAGATTTGATTAGGTTAGTGAAGGAGCATATAAATCAGAGAGATAACAGGCCACCTAAGGCAGGCAAGAAGCACATGTATCGAGTCCTTCAGTGCCATGAAAATGAGTTGACTCAACTTGTTTCAACAATGTCAGATGGATGGAAGTTTGAACaa CTGATAAATATTGGGTCTCAGTACAGCTATGGTAGTGAAGATCATACTGAGTTCCTGTGCGTTGTGTCCCGAGAGTATTCCTCTTCACCAGGGACCCACACGTGTTCTACAGACCGGCCCGACCATCTGGATCTGCACAACTCCAAGGACTGTAGGAAACTCAACTTCATGTACAATTTGCCAGGGTCACCATAG
- the inc gene encoding BTB/POZ domain-containing protein KCTD5 isoform X2 gives MASSPRIDEQNVNCDGSGAPRARQWVKLNVGGTHFLTTRTTLCRDPNSFLCRLVQEDPELHTDKDETGAYLIDRDPTYFGPVLNYLRHGKLVMNKDLAEEGVLEEAEFYNITDLIRLVKEHINQRDNRPPKAGKKHMYRVLQCHENELTQLVSTMSDGWKFEQLINIGSQYSYGSEDHTEFLCVVSREYSSSPGTHTCSTDRPDHLDLHNSKDSSILQEEEVERDD, from the exons ATGGCGTCTTCACCTCGGATAGACGAACAGAACGTGAATTGCGACGGTTCCGGTGCCCCGAGAGCTCGCCAGTGGGTAAAACTAAATGTAGGAGGAACACATTTCCTCACCACAAGAACCACATTATGTCGGGATCCCAATTCCTTCCTCTGTCGACTCGTTCAAGAGGATCCCGAACTCCACACAGACAAG GATGAAACTGGTGCCTACTTAATAGACAGAGATCCCACGTACTTTGGGCCGGTGCTGAATTACTTACGACATGGGAAGTTAGTTATGAATAAAGATTTAGCTGAGGAAG GAGTACTTGAAGAAGCAGAATTTTACAACATCACAGATTTGATTAGGTTAGTGAAGGAGCATATAAATCAGAGAGATAACAGGCCACCTAAGGCAGGCAAGAAGCACATGTATCGAGTCCTTCAGTGCCATGAAAATGAGTTGACTCAACTTGTTTCAACAATGTCAGATGGATGGAAGTTTGAACaa CTGATAAATATTGGGTCTCAGTACAGCTATGGTAGTGAAGATCATACTGAGTTCCTGTGCGTTGTGTCCCGAGAGTATTCCTCTTCACCAGGGACCCACACGTGTTCTACAGACCGGCCCGACCATCTGGATCTGCACAACTCCAAGGACT